A window from Terriglobales bacterium encodes these proteins:
- a CDS encoding TonB-dependent receptor: MSAGKKLGWMLITLALAVPALAASKPGSISGYVKSSRGTPQMGASVEVSTTGGLETSTVFTDARGYYRAAGLLPGVYFVKVTAPAFLPTLRENVALRAGAHLAVNLTLNTLFEAMELLPSRRRASEDDDDWKWTLRSTANRPILRVLDDGPLVVVASSSRQEDRTLKARVAFLAGSENEGFGSASDQTAAFNVERSLFSSAATVSFAGDIGYGNGSPSTVLRATYSHKLSNGSHPELAVTFRRLAAPAATSRDAALEALALSLSDSTTLMDFVELNYGGELQGIQFRGRMNAFRPFGGVAVHLSPNTVVRYQYATAQPTTRLAKGFDTAPADLTESGPRITLLGSEPRLERARHQEISLSRRQGKNSLQVAVYSDHIADTALTGAGVVSSTSGEFLPDVYSNTFAFNGGNLDARGLRVVAERKLGPNLSGALSYAYGGVLKLEGSNLSWDQVHSALRNQYAHAVTAKMMGRVPHVGTRWIASYRWTSTHALTPVDLFDASPGQADPYFSFFIRQPLPKSSSLGHMEALIDVRNLLAEGYVPVFGQDGHTLYLMQAPRSIRGGLAFTF, from the coding sequence GTGAGCGCAGGCAAAAAGCTGGGCTGGATGCTGATAACGCTGGCGCTGGCGGTGCCGGCCCTGGCCGCTTCCAAGCCCGGCTCCATCAGCGGGTATGTGAAGAGCTCCCGCGGGACGCCCCAGATGGGGGCCAGCGTCGAGGTGTCCACCACCGGCGGCCTCGAGACCTCCACCGTATTCACCGACGCCCGCGGCTACTACCGCGCCGCTGGCCTGCTGCCCGGCGTGTACTTCGTCAAAGTCACCGCGCCCGCCTTCCTGCCCACCCTGCGAGAGAACGTGGCGCTACGCGCCGGCGCCCACCTGGCCGTCAACCTGACGCTCAACACCCTGTTCGAAGCCATGGAACTGCTGCCCTCCCGCCGCCGCGCGTCGGAAGACGACGACGACTGGAAGTGGACCCTGCGCTCTACCGCCAACCGCCCCATCCTGCGCGTGCTCGATGACGGCCCGCTCGTGGTGGTGGCCAGTTCCTCCCGACAGGAGGACCGCACCCTGAAAGCGCGGGTGGCCTTCCTCGCCGGCTCCGAGAATGAAGGCTTCGGAAGCGCCAGCGACCAGACGGCGGCCTTCAACGTGGAGCGCTCCCTGTTCTCCTCTGCCGCAACCGTTTCTTTTGCCGGCGACATTGGCTACGGCAACGGGTCTCCCAGCACCGTTCTGCGCGCCACCTACTCTCATAAGCTTTCGAACGGCTCCCATCCCGAGCTGGCGGTCACCTTCCGCCGCCTGGCCGCGCCCGCTGCCACTTCCCGCGACGCGGCACTCGAAGCCCTGGCCCTCTCCCTCTCCGACAGCACGACGCTCATGGATTTCGTCGAGTTGAACTACGGCGGCGAGCTGCAGGGCATCCAGTTCCGCGGGCGGATGAACGCCTTCCGGCCCTTCGGTGGCGTGGCGGTGCACCTTTCGCCCAACACCGTGGTGCGCTACCAGTACGCCACCGCCCAGCCCACCACCCGCCTGGCCAAGGGCTTTGACACCGCGCCCGCCGACCTCACCGAGTCTGGTCCGCGGATCACGCTGCTGGGGTCCGAGCCGCGGCTGGAGCGTGCTCGCCACCAGGAGATCTCCCTGTCCCGCCGCCAGGGGAAGAACAGCCTGCAGGTGGCCGTCTACAGCGACCACATCGCGGACACCGCCCTCACCGGCGCCGGCGTCGTCAGCTCCACTTCCGGCGAGTTCCTCCCCGACGTCTATTCCAATACCTTCGCCTTCAATGGCGGCAACCTCGACGCGCGCGGCCTGCGCGTCGTGGCGGAGCGCAAGTTGGGCCCGAACCTCAGCGGCGCACTCAGCTACGCCTACGGCGGCGTGCTGAAGCTGGAAGGCTCGAACCTGTCCTGGGATCAGGTGCATTCGGCGTTGCGCAACCAGTACGCGCACGCCGTCACCGCCAAGATGATGGGCCGGGTGCCGCACGTCGGCACGCGCTGGATCGCCTCCTACCGGTGGACCAGCACACACGCCCTCACCCCGGTGGACCTGTTTGACGCCTCTCCTGGCCAGGCCGATCCCTACTTCAGCTTCTTCATCCGCCAGCCGCTGCCCAAGAGTTCCTCGCTCGGCCACATGGAAGCGCTGATCGACGTGCGCAACCTGCTGGCCGAGGGCTACGTCCCCGTCTTCGGACAGGACGGCCATACCCTCTACCTGATGCAGGCCCCGCGCTCCATCCGCGGCGGCCTCGCCTTCACCTTCTAA
- a CDS encoding GWxTD domain-containing protein: protein NDEERDQFIEQFWLRRDPTPDTVENEFKEEHYRRIAYANEHYQSGKAGFRTDRGRVYVIFGPPDEIESHPTGGYYQRPSEEGGGSTSTYPFEIWRYRYLEDIGQEITIEFVDTCMCSDYHMTIDRSEKDALLNVPNAGQTWYEEMGLANKADRFTTGGIERLGQGPFTNHRQHDNEFDRLEIYGKLNRAPSIKFKDLEEVVTHKIRVNLMAFDVRADFVRVTSDTVLVPVTVQVKNRDITFVNKDGIQRGVVNIYGRVTTLTGRVAQTFEDTVQVDVPAELLPKTIENTSVYWKAMPLRPGRYRVDLVVKDVNGDRVGTWSKGIQVPDYGDEKLASSTLILADQMEKVAPKNVGTGSFVIGTTKVRPRLESSDGKPASFKRTQKLNFWMQVYNLGVDEKTNKPSATFEYQVVNTANNQTVVTSSESTDQMGNLGDQVTLEKQVSLTALEPGTYQVTVKVSDNVSKQSIAPSAKFVVE, encoded by the coding sequence CAATGACGAGGAGCGCGACCAGTTCATCGAGCAGTTCTGGCTGCGGCGCGACCCCACCCCCGACACGGTGGAGAACGAATTCAAGGAAGAGCACTACCGGCGCATCGCCTACGCCAACGAGCACTACCAGTCCGGGAAGGCCGGCTTCCGCACCGACCGCGGCCGCGTCTACGTGATTTTCGGCCCGCCGGATGAAATTGAATCCCATCCCACCGGCGGCTACTACCAGCGCCCGTCAGAAGAAGGCGGCGGATCCACTTCCACCTATCCCTTTGAGATCTGGCGCTACCGCTACCTGGAGGACATCGGCCAGGAGATCACCATCGAGTTCGTGGACACCTGCATGTGCAGCGACTACCACATGACCATCGATCGCTCGGAGAAGGACGCGCTGCTCAACGTCCCCAACGCCGGCCAGACCTGGTACGAGGAGATGGGGCTGGCCAACAAGGCCGACCGCTTCACCACCGGCGGCATCGAGCGGCTGGGCCAGGGACCGTTCACCAACCATCGCCAGCACGACAACGAGTTCGACCGCCTGGAGATCTACGGCAAGCTCAACCGGGCGCCGTCCATCAAGTTCAAGGACCTGGAAGAGGTGGTCACGCACAAGATTCGCGTGAACCTGATGGCCTTTGACGTGCGCGCCGACTTTGTCCGCGTCACCTCGGATACCGTGCTGGTCCCGGTGACCGTGCAAGTGAAGAACCGCGACATCACCTTCGTCAACAAGGACGGCATCCAGCGCGGCGTGGTCAACATCTACGGGCGGGTCACCACCCTCACCGGGCGCGTCGCCCAGACCTTTGAGGACACGGTGCAGGTGGACGTCCCCGCCGAACTGCTGCCCAAGACCATCGAGAACACCTCCGTCTACTGGAAGGCTATGCCGCTGCGCCCCGGGCGCTACCGCGTGGACCTGGTGGTGAAGGACGTGAACGGAGACCGCGTCGGGACCTGGAGCAAAGGCATCCAGGTACCGGACTACGGGGACGAAAAGCTCGCCTCCTCCACCCTCATCCTGGCCGACCAGATGGAGAAGGTCGCGCCCAAGAACGTGGGCACCGGCAGCTTCGTGATCGGCACCACCAAGGTGCGCCCGCGCCTGGAATCCTCTGACGGCAAGCCTGCCAGCTTCAAGCGCACCCAGAAGCTCAACTTCTGGATGCAGGTGTACAACCTGGGCGTGGATGAGAAAACCAACAAGCCCTCCGCGACCTTCGAATACCAGGTCGTGAACACCGCCAACAACCAGACGGTGGTGACCTCCAGCGAGTCCACCGACCAGATGGGCAACTTGGGCGACCAGGTGACGCTGGAAAAGCAGGTGTCGTTAACTGCCCTCGAACCCGGCACCTATCAGGTCACGGTGAAGGTGAGCGACAACGTCTCCAAGCAGTCCATCGCTCCTTCGGCCAAGTTCGTGGTCGAGTAA